Sequence from the Salvelinus namaycush isolate Seneca chromosome 24, SaNama_1.0, whole genome shotgun sequence genome:
agtagcaggaactttttttttttttttttttttttaaataccatttatcaattttcgagcaaacggaatgagcagcagctacttttggctacatacggaccgttagtggaattcccgcgagagagtaacggttgaTGTAagtggatgttaattatttgactaggctacctgtatttgacattgtgttgttatttcgctgaacactagatggtttaattttctTTTTGGCAGTGAAAAGAGGCTACTTaggtgagagaaaaaaactcacccaaatgtatagccccgttggaaaatataaatggactgtatgaaaatgtgaaaaaaataagttttatatatatatatatatatataaaaatgtgaatcgcatttttatttggcgtacccccgacggcattgtgcATTGTGGGAATACCTGGTCTAGAACAAAGCAACACGGAGGAAAAGTGTCATGCATGTCAGTCactcctggctcaaagttgaggagagaccaatcactattggtctttgtgcgAGGTATTGACGTGTTGAAGGTaccgaactgtctgttcaagcagttggcacacaacacaagacatgcaaccagaggtctcttcatagtccccaggtccagaacaaaggCTGGAAAacgcacagtattaaatagagccatgactacatggaactctccaCCACCCCAGGTAATGCAAGCTAGCAATAAAAccagtttaaaaaaacagataatagaacaccttactgcacaaaggggactgtgaagagagcaattttatatatattgtattgtaatttgtactgtactatgtattagacctagatattgtgtgtatgtactgatatgtaggctgtgtgtgacattataaaatgtatttcagTCCTTGACTAATAATGTTCCCTactatgtattatgtcatgtttcatgtagaccccaggaagagttagctgttgcaaaagcatcaGCTATGGGGACCCTAAAAAATACTAAATCTAGAGCGTTCGTGACTCAGCAGATGTTGCATGTTTGTAAATTAaacagttattctgcgctctggcacacaggtgagagtgctctgaaatcggagtagctagccagagtgaatttgtgaacgcaagagatatgctaactgtatAATACAGTCATTCAGGTTCTTGCTAGCTAACAAAATGatacctgcatctctagctgtgtatagccacCGAAAAACAATGAGTGGGAGAAGTCACTCACACACCCCTCCAATGACATGGTATCCTCCtagcagcaagctagctagctaaagttaggctctgtgtttttatcttgctacataaatagatacccATGCCTATTAGCCATGTCATGACTTACTtatgatcattgcccttgctagtttgattgtattgacattcccagtcTTAGTTACATTCGTCCATTTTTGTCAAAAATATTGAGTAAGTGAAACAGAATCAGTGCATCCCgggtggaggcagcaaacaatgtacaaGGCCAGCtgggatttacaacctgataaCAATATTTTTTGGACCACCAAgtaatgtattggtgaattatattaatcatgcactgaactgcatccatctattctgctaacaatgccttagtgtacgtCATGGAAAAACCttttataaagttggttttgtagcataatctgggaattttatatattttactgatattatgattgtctgtttgtttcatatctgaaaagtagttaaaacgctgtcagttccactttaaagaCCACTAGTTAttatttctctcacacacacacacacacacacacacacacacacacacacacacacacacacacacacacacacacacacacacaaacacacacacacacacacagagagagagaagaggctgTCGATTTCAATAATGCCTGTCCATAAGTTAAAGAGCACTAGTTATTCATTAATTCGCTCACTAACTCACTCACCTGCTGTTGTCCCGGCTTCTGTATCTCACTAGGAATGATGAACCTGGGCCCCGTTTCTCCAGCAAAGCCACACCTGCATCATCATACAAAACCATTTAGTTTGTGATGAGTGAAATCATTGACAGTTGTCAGACAGTACTCAATGCCAATGAATGTGGATTTAATGAGTAAAGGTCCTTAGTGTGTCCCAATGTGTGTCTGATTCTCATATGATCTTCCCCAGCCCAGGCACTAGACTGCTGCTGTTCCTtacattgctagctagctaacattagccagctagctttcGTTAATATTGCTAGCCCTTTTTCAGCTAAACACATATTTAACACATTGTGACCAACTAAATAACTTGCTTTAAACATTGGATAGTCGGTTTATATTTGCTTAAACTTCTGATGTTCAGTACTTAGCATGTGTGACTGGTAGTGGCCAATGTTGTTAGCATGTAAACGTTAGCTCTGCTAGTTAACGacatatctagctagctaaatactTACTTTGTGTAAGCTGCTCCTAAATCAATGACGACTGCAGTTTTTTCCCCTCCACTCCCCAACCCTTCAAACAAGggcattttatattttatattcactTAATCGTTTCCGATATACAACATGCAAACGCAAATAAATTGCTGGGCTTGGCAGGGTCCTTTCTTTCAGTTTGAGGAATAACGTCTGATGAACTCGCCTGATTAAAAATATTTTGTCCCTGCTGTAAAATAGTTTATGCAATTATACTTGTATGTTATAAATCAAACGCAAAATAAAAATACATCACGGTCTATACTAGTCATATCCAAATATTTATAGAAGTCATTTTTACACACTAGATATGGACTGAGAATTTGAACGATCTATAAAGAACATGAAATTGTTTGGGCAATATTTTATGCAATCAATTTCATGTTCTTATAGATCGTTCAAGAGTAGACATGAAAGGATGAAAGGAGAGAAATTCGGTGGTTTCTTTATTTGCCATGAAGTGATGCATCGACTAGAGACAGGTAGTCCGACATAATAAATAAGCAGATCAACTTTCATGTAATTTACTTAAATTTTTAGATTTCACATTTATCttcaattaattaattaattgctATAGGGAAGGTAACTTTCTAAGACACCCAAcacaacattattattattataacacAGGTTTTAGAACCAAGGagctgtccattcagcaccacCTCGGGAAAAACAAAATCTGAGGTTCAAATAGAATTTGAAAACATTTCCCCACACTAAAACAATTGCCTGTTATGCAACGCATTGGACATAAAATATTACTGAATGTTCTTCATAAATCATATCTCTACACGCGCTCAATCACAGAGCAGATCGAAGCACTCTGCCAGTTGAGGCGCGCATGCACACGCACTCCGTAGCGTAGCCTACATTGTGTGATCAGCACATTAATAAAGACGAGGCTATTCCTTAAGCTTGCTTCCGGATCGATATTGGCAGCTTATTGATATGATATTGGTTCAGTTGTAATATACAACCCGTTGTTTAAAGGAAAGGCTGGGGAGAAATACATACCGCCCTGTGCAATGAGGTGAACATCATTCCCGTCTACGACTCCGGCAGGTAAGGACAATGCATTATACAGTGCATCTTTTTTTAATGACTTTTCATCTAACATAACCCATTTGTTTCGATTTGTTTAAAATGTAAAACATGATCTATTGATAGAACAATATGGTTCATGACAGGCTTCTAAGATGAGAAGCACCGTCTCTACTGTAGCCGATGTGGCATAGTCACACACGCACATATGAATACACGGATTTTAATGCACTAGAAGACTAGGCTACTTAGATCTCTTGGCCATGAATCTGTACACTAAAGCGGTTTATGCCTGCGCCGCAGTGGCGTGGCGTGGTGTGGGTCTGGATGATGATGTTTGTTTACCGGATGGAGGTCTATTTTAATCCTCAGAATTGGTTCATAACTGGTATTGTGGGTGTCAAGCAGCAGGCGGCTCTCTTGACTCTTGTTGAGTACATTGATTAGTGATGGTCAGCTGGGGTCGGTAGTGTTTGTTAGAGTAAGAaggtgcgtttgtgtgtgtgtgtgtgtgtgtgtgtgtgtgtgtgtgtacaatgcACTAACtggaagtcgctctggataagcacACATGTTACTAAAATatcaaatgtgtgtgtttgtgtgtgtgtatgtgtgtgtgtgtatgtgtgtcagggTTTGACGTTGATGTCTGTGAAACGCCTGTCTGACACCAACCTGCTCTCAGAGCCTTTTGTATTATTGTGTACGTAAATCAGACctctccatttagtatgatatgttgtgttttgtatggtatgtattcatttttgGATGGCTATAATCCATTTagtatatgttacaaattacaattcgtatgatatgttaggaatatgctaggtggctaacattagctagactaggggttggggttaagggttagtgttaaacttagggttaggagttaggttaaagggttattaaggttagggttagggttaggggaagggttagctaaaagggttaaggttaggggaaaggttagctaacatgctaagtagttgcaaagtagctaaaaagtagtaagttgtTGGAAATGTGCTAATTGTCTAAAATGCTGAAGTTGGCAGTGATGAGATTTGACACACAACCTTTTTGTTGCTAGACTTTTGGATTATAAACCCACGCCCACTCCGACCAACCAACTTTctttagtttttgccttaagtaactttttatcttatgtaaccataccaaacgtaacatatcatagtaATTTGACTGaaccggatttacatttactttgttacgtctagtctatgagaccaggctgctgaCACACTGCAGCAACACAGGGGCAGGGTGTCTTCCAGGCAACCCAATGGGAACAGAATTCTCTGTTTACAAGTCAACTCCATTTGCCAAGAAAAATGCCCCTTGCAGATTACCAAAGTATTTGTGCAGTGTCCTAGTCTCTTCCTCACTTGATATTTGAATGTGTTCTTTCTgtttgtaacggcgttcctcttcctccgaagaggaggagcagggattaaaccaaaatgcagcgttgcgatttgacatgatatttattaaataaaccgaaaacacgaagaacacttgaaaagatacaaaacaacaaaacgacgtagactgacctgaacgtaagaacttacatgtaacacgaagaacgcacgaacagggaaacagactacacaaaaccgaacgaacaaacaaaccgagacagtcccgtgtggcgcgacaaacacagacacaggagacaaccacccacaacaatcaatgtgaaaacacctaccttaatatgattctcaatcagaggagatgaaaaccacctgcctctaattgagaaccatatcaggtacccattaaaccaacatagaaacagaaaacatagactgcccacccaaactcacgtcctgaccaactaacacatacaaaactaacagaaaacaggtcaggaacgtgacataacccccccctcaaggtgcgaactccgggcgcaccagcacaaagtctaggggagggtctgggtgggcatctgaccacggtggtggctcaggctctgggcgaggtccccaccccaccatagtcaatcccagcttacgtctcccccttagaatgaccaccctcattttacacccacttaatttaaagggtaaccttaagataaggggcagcaccaggataaggtagagatagctcaggacagagaggtaggtcaggatagagaggtagctcaggatagaggggcaactccggactgaagggcagctccggacagagagacagctctggactgaggggcagttctggataaatggcagctcatgactggctgacggctctggacgctcatggctggctgacggctctcgacgctcatggctggctgacggctctcgacgctcatggctggctgacggctctcgacgctcatggctggctgacggctctcgacgctcatggctggctgacggctctcgacgctcatggctggctgacggctctcgacgctcatggctggctgacggctctggacgctcatggctggctgacggctctcgacgctcatggctggctgacggctctcgacgctcatggctggctgacggctctggacgctcatggctggctgacggctctggacgctcatggctggctgacggctctggacgctcatggctggctgacggctctggacgctcatggctggctgacggctctggacgctcatggctggctgacggctctggacgctcatggctggctgacggctctggacgctcatggctggctgacggctctggacgctcatggctcactggcggctctggcagatcctgtctggttggcggctctggcagatcctgtctggttggcggctctggcagatcctgtctggttggcggctctggcagatcctgtctggttggcggctctggcagatcctgtctggttggcggctctggcagatcctgtctggttggcggctctggcagatcctgtctggttggcggctctggcagatcctgtctggttggcgactctggcagatcctgtctggttggcggctctggcagatcctgtctggttggcggctctggcagatcctgtctgacgaatggctctagcggctcctgactgacgaacggctctgacggctcgggacagacgggcggctctaatggctcgggacagacggatggctcagacggcactgggcagacggatggctcagacggcgctggggagacggatggctcagacggcgctggggagacggatggctcagacggcgctggggagacggatggctcagatggcgctggggagacggatggctcagatggcgctggggagacggatggctcagatggcgctgaggagacggatggctcagacggcgttgggcagactacagactctagccgactgaggcgcactgtaggcctggtgcgtggtgccggaactggaggcaccgggctaaggacacgcaccttcaggctagtgcggggagcagggacagggcacactgaattctcaaagcgtaccttgggcctggtgcgtggtaccggaactggtggtaccgggctgagggcacgcacatcaggacgagtacggggagaaggaacagtgtgtacagggctctggagacgcacaggtggcttagtgcgtggtgccggaactggaggcactgggctggagacacgcaccatagggagagtgcgtggaggaggaacagggctctggaaatgcactggaagcctggtgcgtggtgtaggcactggtggtactgggctggggcgggaaggtggcgccggaaataccggaccgtgcaggcgtactggctcccttgagcattgagcctgcccaaccttacctggttgaatgctccccgtcgcccgaccagtgcggggaggtggaataacccgcaccgggctatgtaggcgaaccggggacaccatgcgtaaggctggtgccatgtaagccggcccaacgctcaatctagccctaccagtgcggggaggtggaataacccgcaccgggctatgaacacgggctatgaacacgtacaggagacaccgtgcgctctactgcgtaacacggtgtctgcccgtactcccgctctccacggttagcctgggaagtgggcgcaggtctcctacctgcccttggaccactacctcttagcccccccccccccaagaaatttttggggtttcttctcgggcttccttgctagccgcgtaccttcatatctccggtcttgagcttgattctccggcttccagccacatctccttgctgcctcctcatatcgccgcctctctgctttcgctgcctccagctcagctttgggacggcgatattctcccggctgtgcccatggacctttaccatccagctcgtcctcccaagtccagtagtcctgtgtattccactgctcgaacatacgctgcttggttctgattcggtgggtgattctgtaacggcgttcctcttcctcttcatccgaagaggaggagcagggattaaaccaaaatgcagcgttgcgatttgacatgatatttattaaataaaccgaaaacacgaagaacacttgaaaagatacaaaacaacaaaacgacgtagactgacctgaacgtaagaacttacatgtaacacgaagaacgcacgaacagggaaacagactacacaaaaccgaacgaacaaacaaaccgagacagtcccgtgtggcgcgacaaacacagacacaggagacaaccacccacaacaatcaatgtgaaaacacctaccttaatatgattctcaatcagaggagatgaaaaccacctgcctctaattgagaaccatatcaggtacccattaaaccaacatagaaacagaaaacatagactgcccacccaaactcacgtcctgaccaactaacacatacaaaactaacagaaaacaggtcaggaacgtgacactgttaTTATAATGGTATTATCTATTTGTATGGTACATTTTATATGAAAGTGCACTAACTGAAACGTGTTATTATCTATTTAAAAATATTAACCTGCAGAGTCCAACTGAACAGGATTGAGTCATTCTGGAGATAACCTGCTATTTATAGTTATTTTAAAAGTACAATGCAAGGGTTTGCTGTGTCAGGTtgtactgactgtgtgtgtgtgtgtgtgtgagtgtgggtcAGTGTTAATTTCATCAacaaaaatagtaacacaaataTTTGTCAAACACttgtttttcagtggcaattgACGAGACTATAACTGACTAAATAGACCCAGAAAAAACTATAACTAAACATTTTTAATTTCAGTAGACTAAAATGAGACGATACAAAATTATCTCTGTGACCTGACTACTAAGTGGACTGGACAAGAGTTTTTGGAGACATTGAGAGCTTTTCAGTGATAACATATGTAATATTAGCAGCACAGATGCACAGCGCAGTTCTGTTCAGCAGTGGGAAGGACGCACCATACCCGGCACACACAGCCcacatcagctggtgagctgcGGGGGAGCAAGCGATGAGtgtgggcagacagacagacaggctccacCTTCGATTATACACATCGCGCAAATTACCCTCTTGCTTCCACATAGCTAACCAGTCACCCACCAGCCTTCTCgttagctaccctttgcctggtTAAGAAACACAAGCTGCTTTACGAAATTAAAAGCAATAGCAGCATTGAGTTTAATAGTAAAACAACAGTGTAGCTATGTTTTTCTCTCCATTGAGTATAGAAAAGAAGGCTGTCTTTGGATTTGTAATCTTGTTCAACCCTCTCACTTTCTCCACTGCATTTCATTGCCAGGCGCtacgtttttttttctttctatcgTGTATTGGTATGCCACATTTTACATTCATAAAGCATATTGCAGGCCAATTCTAAAACTAGGCTACTTGCGGTCCGGACCATTAACCATTTGTTTAGGCTACATCTTGTTCAGTCATtttacctcattagctagctatagctaacaaCCTAGGGCGCATTCAGCAGGACTTAACGTTTTggaatgttcagatagaaatatgttTTGTAGAACTAACCAAAATGTATTTTGCGTTAATGGGGACCAAGTGACTCAGACTTGAGCACTTGGATCAGGACTACTGTACATATAGGAACTCGGACTTTAGCTATAGGGACTCGTGACCCGACTCGTGACTCGACCATTGGTGACTCGGACATGGACTCGCGCACAGGGGACTCGATTCGGACTCAAAATTTAGTGACTCGCCCACATCACTGGGCGAAACAGTCATTAGCTCCCATTTAAAGTCATTAGCCCCCGTTCTAGTGTTGGACACCAATGTGGCTGCGGTGTCAGTGAAACGTGGATGACAATGGCAATGACGCGACCGAGTGACTGATGTGCAACCCATACTACTTtgccaatacacacacacactctctctctctctctctctctctctctctctctctctctctctctctctctctctctctctctctctctctctctctctctctctctctctctctctctctctctctctctctctctctctctctctctctctctctctctctctctctctctctctctctgtctctgtctctgtctctgtccttgaGAATTTACATGGACAGATAATTCTTacatattcttatatactgtatgtttgtcaTTTTTCTGCTGTTGAGAAGAGAATAGGATGTTATTCAGAAAAATATGTTGGTAGGACAAGGCTATGTATTTTTGTGCACATTTTGGTACTTTATCCCTCAAACTCAACTTTTTAAATGATTCCCATCTAATCAGGGaatgatttagacctgggacactagGTGGGCGCAATTAATTATCCggcaggctctggacctcgtagggtaagagttgaatacccctgcagGGTTAATGACGCAATACAAATGTGATGTGACTACAATGAAAGGGCATTTAGTTGACTGGATTGGCCCACTGTTGTCGTCATTTTGACAATAACTAGACTAAATcattattcaaatgacaaaatGTGATTAAGACTTAATGATATTTTAATCAAAATGACTAAGACTAGACTAAATGTAATACTGTATAAAAAATAGTCACAAAattaacactggtgtgtgtgtgtgtgtgtggagaggaatGGAGTAGAAGTAAAACAACCAGAGAGAGGGCTCAAAAGTCCACATTTTCCACGAAACTGCCAGACAGCAACATCAAAGGAAAGGCTTACACAAAAGCTAATATAATCCTCAGCCTCAGTTATCTTAGGTTAGAGTTCAGCAATAAATAAGTGGTGAAATTCTTTCCTCAGCTGAATCGCCATACCATCTCCATACCTGCCCCCGTCATCTGACCACCCCCTTCTAGCCACTGCGACGCTTCTCTACGTCTCCATGTTTACTTTGTGGTGAGAGATGGGAAAGATGCTCTTCCCTGCAACTCTCCATCACCTCCTATTGGTAGGGGTCTGTCTCTGCGTCTACAGCACCCCAGTCCCGCCCCTCCACGACTGCGCACCCGCCTCACAGGACAGTGGCTGTGATGGACAAGCTGGGGAGCCAATGGAGGGAGAGCCCTGTGTAACACCAGCAACACCTGTCAGTGTGACATCAACAAGTGTCCAATCTGGGCCCTCTGATCTCGACAGACTGTCCTATGGGATGGCAGAACATATGACTGGCAGCTGGACTGACCTATCAGAGAATATTGGAGCAGGGGGAGGCACTGGCCCTGATGTGATGGGACGCAAACCAGGGGGGATAGAGCCGGTGACGCAGGCACGGAACGTGGACAGTCATGAGGGTATATCTGAACCGGGAAGGGCTAAGAGCcaggggagggaggcagagacagGGGCTGCCTCTGAGAGCTTCTTTGAGGGGAAGGAGACTCACAGACTGCCTGTAGAAGCTCCAGAACTCTACACAGACAAAGAGATGAAAGTAGGGCCCGAAGAGGATCCTATGGAGGATGTACCTACTGTCACCACTGGGGCCATGATAGCTTCCCTAGGAGAGAGGCAAGGGATGACGGTGGCCATGAAAACACCCAGAGCTGCTCTACATGGTGCTTCCACAGCAACCAGAGCCCCAcaaccagacagccagacagggaCGCACCTTGCTGGGGAGAGAAGAGACCTCATCCTGGAAGAGAGGCCAGATCTCcatggaggaaaggaaggggaaCTCAGAGAGAGCTTTCCCGACCTTGGAGCTCCTCTTCTGGGGCAGGAGACAGAGACGACCAGACCGAGCTCCTCATCTCCCCATAGTATCCTTACAAACTCCCCATTGACCTCCATCCCTCCGTCAGTATGGAGATCCAGCAGAGACGATTCATCACTGCCCCCTAGTGGTCTGGAGGCCGCTGGCCCTGCATCTCCACACCCCCAAGATGG
This genomic interval carries:
- the LOC120019358 gene encoding armadillo-like helical domain-containing protein 4 yields the protein MLFPATLHHLLLVGVCLCVYSTPVPPLHDCAPASQDSGCDGQAGEPMEGEPCVTPATPVSVTSTSVQSGPSDLDRLSYGMAEHMTGSWTDLSENIGAGGGTGPDVMGRKPGGIEPVTQARNVDSHEGISEPGRAKSQGREAETGAASESFFEGKETHRLPVEAPELYTDKEMKVGPEEDPMEDVPTVTTGAMIASLGERQGMTVAMKTPRAALHGASTATRAPQPDSQTGTHLAGERRDLILEERPDLHGGKEGELRESFPDLGAPLLGQETETTRPSSSSPHSILTNSPLTSIPPSVWRSSRDDSSLPPSGLEAAGPASPHPQDGETAFALPDPLLPDLGPALTGSSRQDDPDSLWTEPLQQNGAVDASAPPMQDASTEGTMSSEDLPLIFEPFDDVTPEGAGVATASLAPSNSQLSVSMATTGMLLSEVEFDQVDTGDTGPSRVPPLVLPDWTSPWQTSGAEISEPICPSGPPIDPPPSETEQPGGSETIQNPEETPPTSEPNPTSIASQQTTMTTVTKTTNLPVVKSGLEELESEVRSWVELIREKAGYVSGMLAPVGIGIMGALLIVGALYSIRMIHRKRRNSFKHQRRRKARHTEQPREPSSNGQDQAMLLADSSEDEF